Below is a window of Pseudomonadota bacterium DNA.
CCGGGTCGAGAGTTATTTTAACGAGCACGGCATTTTCGGCACCTTTATCGGGCGCCTGATCCCCGGCATCCGCCAGTATATATCCTTCCCCGCCGGCATCGCCCGCCTGCCGTTGTTGCCCTTTATTCTGGCCACGGCGCTGGGCGCCGGAATCTGGGTCGTAATTCTTGCCGTTATCGGCTATCTGGTCGGCAATAACCAGGAGCTGATCCGCCACTACTCACATCAGGCTTTTTCCATCCTGGCCCCGCTGCTGCTCCTGAGCTGCGTTATCTATTTTCTGCTCATGCGGAGCAGAAAAAAACAGGCGTCAGCCGTCTCCGGGGAGAAGACCACTGACGCCTGACCGGCCCGCTGCCGGTTTCAGCTGCCGGGACACTGTGCGGCGATTTCCGCCGCGATGTTCTTGTTGCCGTAAGCTTTACGGAAATGGGCCGCGAATTCTCCGGCCAGTTTCCGCGCCCGCCGGTCATAAGCATCCTTATCCTGCCAGGTATCACGCGGATTAAGAATCTCCGCCGGCACCCCTGGGCAACTTCGTGGAATCCTGACATGAAAAATTTCATCGTCAAGATATTCCACCTTTTTCAGCTCACCATTCATGGCCGCCTTGACCAGGGCCCGGGTCAGATTGATATCCATCCGTCTCCCCTGACCGAAGGCGCCGCCGCTCCAGCCCGTATTAACCAGAAAAACCTCGGCCTCGTAGGTCTTCAGACGCGACCCCAGCAGTCCGGCATAAACATCCGGATTGCAGGGCATGAACGGTTCTCCGAAAAAGCGGGAAAAAGCCGTCACCGGCTCGTCGATTCCGGTCTCGGTACCGGCCAGCTTGCTGGTGTAACCCATCATGAACCACAACATCGCCTGGTCCGGATCAAGTTTACTGATCGGCGGCAGCACCCCATTGGCATCCGCGGTCAGGAAAAGAATGGTCTGCGGATGGCCGGCCACGGAAGCAGCCTTGACATTACTGAGTTCGGCAAGCAAATATGATCCCCTTGAATTGGGGGTCAGACGCTCATCATTGAAATCAAAAGAGCCGTCCGGATAAAACATCGCGTTTTCAACAATCGAACCGTGCTCAAGATAGTCCTTCTCCTGCATGACGGCCCGGTAAATCTCTGGTTCTTTTTCCGGGTCGATATTGATCATCTTGGCATAACAGCCGTTTTCAAAGTTGGCGATACCGTTCACGCTCCAGGCATGTTCATCGTCCCCCAACAAAGCTCTCTCGGGGTCGGCCGACAAGGTCGTTTTCCCGGTTCCGGAAAGCCCCAGCAGCAAGGCCACATGACCATTCGCGCCTTCGTTGGCGGAACAGTGCAGCGGCAGAATGCCGACCTCAGGCAGCATGTAGTTCATCACGGAAAACATCAATTTTTTCACGCTGCCGCAATAAGCTGATCCGTAAACGATGCCCACCCGCAGATCAAGATCAATAACCACCGCCAGATCCGAGGCCCGACCATCGGCCAGGTTCCGCAAGCGCCCCTGGTAACGTTCCCGATCGAGTTTGTCATAGGGCAGGGCCAGTAGGGTAAAGCCCTGGTCGGCAAAGATACTGCGCTTAATATCGGCCGGTAAGGGGCGAAACATATTGTCGGTAAACAATGCGGTCAAGGCTTTGTCACTGACGGTCCTGACCGGCAGGGCGTAAGCCGAATCCGCGCCCAGAACCCGGTCGGTCACATAAAGGCTCTTCTTTTGACTCAACGTCGCCAGGGCATCGGCAAAGATCATGGCAAAGGTTTCTTCCGAGACCGGATTATTGCTCGGAGAGTCCCAATCAATCTTGGCCTCGCTCGCGACTCTTTTGACAATCAGCGTATCCTTGGGACTGCGCCCGGTGGATTCCGGCGGAGTCCAGGTGGCCAGAGTACCACTGGCGGCCACCAGAGCTTCACGATTAGCTACCGCGGCCCGAATCATTTCCTTACGTTCAGGATTCACGACCACTTGGCTGTGTTCCGCCAGCATCGCGTCTACGACAACTCTTTTACTCATCTTCCATCCTTCCTCGATTGGTTAGCCTGCATAAAAATACTCTACCCATAAAAAATATCCTTATCTTCGTCACTCTTCAGACGGGCGCTTGCAGCATCTTCTAAGCCCCGGATTTTCCTGCTTTTCACGTCTCAAGACAAGCTGCTATCGGCGGCCCGTTCCGCCAGGCTCGCCGGAGTTTTTTTCGTGCCGAACAGGGGAATAAAGCGCGTGAGGTTTTTCGGCACGGAAAACCCTCAGGAAACCAACTCAACCACCGGCCCACCCCCAAACAGGGCTTTGACCTCATGAACCAAATCGGCCGAAGGCTGCAAGGGAAAGTTTTCCATGGCCATGACCACCTCGCAATCAGGCAACAACACGTGCATATAGGCCGGGCAAGCACCCTGATGGTGCTGCAGAAGATCCTGCAGCCTAGCCAGGCGGGGCGGCGCCGCCTGCTCGCCCGACAATTTAAAGACAATCTTTTCCACGGTCTGAGTCAAGGCTTCCTCCAAACCGAAAACCTTTTCCACCACCATCTTGGCCTTGCTGCGATCATCATTGACCTCGACCCGCCCTTCCAATACCAGCGGGCTTTCGTCGGCGATAAAATCCCGGGCCCGGGTGAAACTTTCCTCAAAAAGGGTTACCTCGACCGAACCGCTGAGATCCTCAAGCACCGCGAAGGCCATAAGCTTGCCGGCTTTGGTGCGTTTACTGCGCACGGCGCTGAGAAGACCGCCGACCCTGACCTGAGCCGCATTCTCACATTGAACCAGCCCGGCCGCGCTGGAAGTGGTGCAGCGCCGCAACTCGTCGACATAACGCTGTAAAGGATGGCCGCTCAGGTAAAAACCCAGAACCTCGCGTTCATAAAGCAATTTTTCCTTATCGCTCCAGGCCACTACATCCTCAGGATAGCAGGCTTCATCCCGGGAAAGTTCTTCGCCGGCGAAAGCAAACAGGGACTGCTGTCCGCAAACCCGGTCCCTGGAGGCCGACTGGCCGTTTTCCATGGCCATGTCAATTCCGGCGAAAAGCCGGGAACGGGAGACCCCCTCGCCATCGAAGGCTCCGGCCTTGATCAGGCTCTCCAGAACCCGGCGATTGACCTTGGAAAGGTTGATTCGGCAGCAAAGATCAAAGAGGGATTTAAACTGTCCCTCAATCTCCCGAACCCGAAGAATTTCGGCGGCCGCCTTGCCGCCGACATTCTTGACCGCCGCCAGCCCGAAACGAATATCCCGGCCGACAACCGTAAAGGACAACTCACTGACATTGATATCGGGAGGCAATACCTTGATGCCCATGTTCCGGCATTCGGCGATATTTTTGATAACCTTGTCGGTATCATTCATATCCTCCATCAGCAGACCGGCCATAAATTCCACCGGATAATGAGCCTTCAGATAGGCCGTCTGATAAGCGACATAACCGTAGGCCACGGAGTGTGACTTATTAAAGCCA
It encodes the following:
- a CDS encoding DedA family protein, with amino-acid sequence MALLHKLIATIVAIVGKLGYSGIVFMMFLESSFFPFPSEVVIPPAGYLSQQGEMNIFLVIAAGILGSVLGALFNYWLALRLGRPVLLRYGRYFGLTPAAFARVESYFNEHGIFGTFIGRLIPGIRQYISFPAGIARLPLLPFILATALGAGIWVVILAVIGYLVGNNQELIRHYSHQAFSILAPLLLLSCVIYFLLMRSRKKQASAVSGEKTTDA
- a CDS encoding phosphoenolpyruvate carboxykinase (ATP) — protein: MSKRVVVDAMLAEHSQVVVNPERKEMIRAAVANREALVAASGTLATWTPPESTGRSPKDTLIVKRVASEAKIDWDSPSNNPVSEETFAMIFADALATLSQKKSLYVTDRVLGADSAYALPVRTVSDKALTALFTDNMFRPLPADIKRSIFADQGFTLLALPYDKLDRERYQGRLRNLADGRASDLAVVIDLDLRVGIVYGSAYCGSVKKLMFSVMNYMLPEVGILPLHCSANEGANGHVALLLGLSGTGKTTLSADPERALLGDDEHAWSVNGIANFENGCYAKMINIDPEKEPEIYRAVMQEKDYLEHGSIVENAMFYPDGSFDFNDERLTPNSRGSYLLAELSNVKAASVAGHPQTILFLTADANGVLPPISKLDPDQAMLWFMMGYTSKLAGTETGIDEPVTAFSRFFGEPFMPCNPDVYAGLLGSRLKTYEAEVFLVNTGWSGGAFGQGRRMDINLTRALVKAAMNGELKKVEYLDDEIFHVRIPRSCPGVPAEILNPRDTWQDKDAYDRRARKLAGEFAAHFRKAYGNKNIAAEIAAQCPGS